One window from the genome of Pseudomonas sp. L5B5 encodes:
- the gnd gene encoding phosphogluconate dehydrogenase (NAD(+)-dependent, decarboxylating) — translation MQLGIIGLGRMGGNIARRLMLNGHETVVFDRNTDFVSALVAEGAKGVADLPALVAGLQQPRAVWVMLPAGAPTEETIEALSQLLEPGDVIIDGGNTYYKDDIRRGRDLAQKGLKYIDVGTSGGVWGLERGYCMMIGGDADEVLRLDPLFAALAPGMGSIPRTKDRVASDDRAERGYIHAGPAGAGHFVKMIHNGIEYGMMQAFAEGFDILQTKGSHSLPEDQRFDLNVADIAEVWRRGSVVSSWLLDLTADALAGDPKLDGFSGSVADSGEGRWTIEAAMEQAVPVPVLSNSLFARYRSRGQGTYGDKILSAMRFGFGGHVETGKK, via the coding sequence ATGCAACTGGGGATTATTGGACTGGGCCGCATGGGCGGCAACATTGCACGGCGCCTGATGCTCAATGGGCATGAGACCGTAGTCTTTGACCGCAATACCGATTTCGTCAGTGCCCTGGTCGCCGAAGGCGCCAAGGGTGTCGCCGATCTGCCGGCCCTGGTGGCAGGGTTGCAGCAGCCGCGCGCGGTCTGGGTGATGCTGCCTGCCGGCGCGCCGACCGAGGAGACCATCGAGGCCCTGAGCCAGTTGCTGGAGCCGGGCGACGTGATCATCGACGGTGGCAATACCTACTACAAGGACGACATCCGTCGCGGTCGGGACCTGGCGCAAAAGGGCCTGAAGTACATCGACGTCGGCACCTCCGGTGGCGTCTGGGGCCTGGAGCGCGGCTACTGCATGATGATCGGCGGTGATGCCGATGAAGTGCTGCGCCTCGATCCGCTGTTCGCCGCCCTGGCTCCTGGCATGGGCTCGATCCCTCGGACCAAGGACCGGGTCGCCAGCGACGATCGCGCCGAGCGCGGTTACATCCACGCCGGCCCTGCCGGTGCCGGGCACTTCGTCAAGATGATCCACAACGGTATCGAATACGGCATGATGCAGGCCTTCGCCGAAGGCTTCGACATCCTCCAGACCAAGGGCTCGCACAGCCTGCCGGAAGACCAGCGTTTTGACCTGAATGTTGCCGATATCGCCGAAGTCTGGCGCCGTGGCAGCGTGGTTTCTTCCTGGTTGCTGGACCTGACGGCCGACGCGCTGGCCGGTGATCCCAAGCTTGACGGCTTCTCCGGTTCGGTGGCCGACAGCGGCGAAGGTCGCTGGACCATCGAGGCGGCCATGGAGCAGGCGGTGCCGGTTCCGGTGTTGTCCAACTCGCTGTTTGCCCGTTATCGCTCGCGCGGCCAGGGGACCTACGGCGACAAGATCCTGTCGGCCATGCGCTTCGGCTTTGGCGGCCATGTGGAGACCGGGAAGAAATGA
- a CDS encoding DUF6026 family protein, which produces MGTVLPARPAQTLYVTIRRDELRQLKDERDQLKDELAQLRQLLQDQGQLPVMSRALRSAN; this is translated from the coding sequence ATGGGCACAGTTCTACCGGCAAGGCCTGCACAAACCCTGTATGTCACCATTCGTCGTGACGAATTACGCCAACTCAAAGACGAGCGCGACCAGCTGAAAGACGAGCTCGCACAATTGCGCCAGTTGCTGCAAGACCAGGGGCAGCTGCCGGTAATGTCCCGGGCGCTTCGTTCCGCGAATTGA
- the zwf gene encoding glucose-6-phosphate dehydrogenase, protein MTTERRKSKALPAPATTLFLFGARGDLVKRLLMPALYNLSRDGLLDEGLRIVGVDHNAVSDTEFATLLEDFLRDEVLKKQGQGASVDAGVWARLTQGISYVQGDFLDDATYDELAARIAASGTGNAVFYLATAPRFFSEVVQRLGAAGLLQEGPEAFRRVVIEKPFGSDLQTAEALNACLLKVMGEKQIYRIDHYLGKETVQNILVSRFSNSLFEAFWNNHYIDHVQITAAETVGVETRGSFYENTGALRDMVPNHLFQLLAMVAMEPPAAFGADAVRGEKAKVVGAIRPWTLDEARANSVRGQYSAGQTDGKTLAGYREESNVAPDSNTETYVALKVMIDNWRWVGVPFYLRTGKRMSVRDTEIVICFKPAPYAQFRDTEVERLMPTYLRIQIQPDEGMWFDLLAKKPGPTLDMANIESGFAYKDFFEMQPSTGYETLIYDCLIGDQTLFQRADNIENGWRAVQPFLEAWKQDAAVQLYPAGTNGPEAGDQLLARDGRVWRPLG, encoded by the coding sequence ATGACCACCGAGCGAAGGAAGTCCAAGGCGTTGCCGGCGCCGGCGACCACCCTGTTCCTGTTCGGCGCCCGTGGAGACCTGGTCAAGCGCCTGCTGATGCCGGCGCTGTACAACCTCAGTCGCGACGGTTTGCTGGACGAGGGGCTGCGGATTGTCGGCGTCGACCACAATGCGGTGAGCGACACCGAGTTCGCCACCCTGCTGGAAGACTTCCTTCGCGACGAGGTACTGAAGAAACAGGGGCAGGGGGCCAGCGTTGACGCTGGGGTATGGGCCCGCCTGACCCAGGGCATCAGCTATGTCCAGGGTGACTTCCTGGACGATGCTACGTATGACGAGTTGGCGGCGCGGATTGCCGCCAGCGGCACTGGCAACGCGGTGTTCTACCTGGCCACTGCACCGCGCTTCTTCAGTGAAGTGGTGCAGCGCCTGGGCGCCGCGGGCTTGCTGCAGGAGGGGCCCGAGGCGTTTCGTCGGGTGGTGATCGAGAAACCCTTCGGTTCCGACCTGCAGACCGCCGAAGCCCTCAACGCCTGCCTGCTCAAGGTCATGGGCGAGAAGCAGATCTATCGCATCGACCATTACCTGGGCAAGGAAACGGTACAGAACATCCTGGTCAGCCGTTTCTCCAACAGCCTGTTCGAGGCCTTCTGGAACAATCACTACATCGACCACGTGCAGATCACCGCGGCGGAAACCGTCGGGGTGGAAACCCGTGGCAGCTTCTATGAAAACACTGGCGCCCTGCGAGACATGGTGCCCAATCACCTGTTCCAGTTGCTAGCGATGGTGGCCATGGAGCCACCGGCGGCCTTTGGCGCTGACGCCGTGCGCGGCGAAAAGGCCAAGGTGGTCGGTGCCATCCGCCCCTGGACGCTGGACGAGGCCCGTGCCAACTCGGTGCGCGGCCAGTACAGCGCCGGCCAGACAGACGGCAAGACCCTGGCGGGCTACCGCGAGGAAAGCAACGTTGCGCCCGACAGCAATACCGAGACTTACGTTGCGCTCAAGGTGATGATCGACAACTGGCGCTGGGTCGGGGTGCCGTTCTACCTGCGGACCGGCAAGCGCATGAGTGTGCGCGACACCGAGATCGTCATCTGCTTCAAGCCGGCGCCCTACGCGCAATTTCGAGACACCGAGGTCGAGCGCCTGATGCCGACCTACCTGCGAATCCAGATCCAGCCCGACGAGGGCATGTGGTTCGACCTGCTGGCCAAGAAACCGGGGCCGACCCTGGACATGGCGAACATCGAGTCGGGCTTCGCCTACAAGGACTTCTTCGAGATGCAACCGTCCACCGGCTACGAGACCCTGATCTACGACTGCCTGATCGGCGACCAGACGCTGTTCCAGCGGGCGGACAATATCGAGAACGGCTGGCGTGCGGTGCAGCCGTTCCTCGAGGCCTGGAAGCAGGATGCGGCGGTGCAGCTGTACCCGGCCGGTACCAATGGTCCGGAGGCGGGCGATCAGTTGCTGGCCCGTGACGGCCGGGTCTGGCGTCCCTTGGGATGA
- a CDS encoding phosphocholine-specific phospholipase C, whose product MPNISRRKLLQAAAIGSFFSSLPLSIRQALAIPANNRTGTIKDVEHVVILMQENRSFDHYFGTFPGVRGFSDRFTIPLAGQREVWEQQGKGRVVMPYHLDSTRGNAQRVSGTPHTWSDAHSAWSDGRMNAWPTHKTSTSMGYYREQELPFQFALANTFTLCDAYHCAVHAGTNPNRLFLWTGTNGPTGGQVAAVVNEWDGPGPANVGYNWKTYPERLEQQGVSWKVYQHLPDNFGDNPLAGFRPYRAASVQVGNPAQPPSGFNAFVPYTDALNAVAPLYKGNGNTLPASSGSNLEAIIGGFRNDIQAGKLPQVSWIVAPAAYSEHPGPSSPVQGGWFTQEILQALTNNPEVWSKTVLLVTYDENDGFFDHVPSPSAPSQRKDGSFAGKSTLGFDSELFKHPAPPGSTQQPRPDGGVYGPGPRVPMLVLSPWSRGGWVNSQVFDHTSVLQFLETRFGVREPNISAWRRAVCGDLTSAFNFVDPNHEPLPALQTTTRQAADSLRQRQEKLLPVPVPSTSQQLAPHQKRLSRPSRALPYRLHVDSQVDHKARTVSLSLQNTGTQGAVFHVYDAPHLGDLPRRYTVEAGKSLQDSWTVVERYQLWVLGPNGFHRSFHGQIQQRQPQVLVTSSQHQLQLTLSNPGEHAVSVTVDRCPYTQQGPWTLSIPAGGEVRQVFACESSGGWHDLTLHSDGGWLRRVAGRLETGDHSISDPLMGQP is encoded by the coding sequence ATGCCCAATATTTCACGCAGGAAGCTCTTGCAAGCCGCCGCCATCGGTTCGTTCTTTTCATCTTTGCCGCTTTCGATCCGCCAGGCGCTTGCAATACCGGCGAACAACCGCACGGGAACGATCAAGGATGTCGAGCATGTGGTCATCCTGATGCAGGAAAACCGCTCCTTCGACCATTACTTCGGCACATTCCCCGGCGTGCGCGGTTTCAGCGACCGCTTCACCATTCCCCTGGCCGGCCAGCGCGAAGTCTGGGAGCAGCAGGGCAAGGGCCGGGTGGTCATGCCGTATCACCTGGACAGCACCCGGGGCAACGCCCAGCGCGTCAGCGGAACGCCCCACACCTGGAGCGATGCCCATTCGGCCTGGAGCGATGGGCGCATGAACGCCTGGCCCACCCACAAGACCAGCACCTCCATGGGTTACTACCGCGAGCAGGAGTTGCCGTTCCAGTTCGCCCTGGCCAACACCTTCACCCTGTGCGATGCCTACCACTGCGCGGTGCACGCCGGCACCAACCCCAACCGGCTGTTCCTCTGGACCGGCACCAACGGACCAACGGGCGGGCAGGTGGCTGCGGTGGTCAACGAATGGGACGGCCCCGGGCCGGCCAACGTCGGCTACAACTGGAAGACCTACCCCGAGCGCCTGGAGCAGCAGGGCGTCAGCTGGAAGGTCTACCAGCATCTGCCGGACAACTTCGGCGACAACCCCCTGGCGGGCTTTCGCCCGTATCGCGCCGCCAGCGTCCAGGTGGGCAACCCGGCCCAACCGCCTAGCGGGTTCAATGCCTTCGTGCCCTACACCGATGCGCTCAATGCCGTGGCACCGCTGTACAAGGGCAACGGCAATACCCTGCCAGCCAGCAGCGGCAGCAACCTGGAGGCGATCATTGGCGGTTTTCGCAACGACATACAGGCCGGCAAGTTGCCCCAGGTCAGCTGGATCGTGGCCCCGGCGGCTTATTCCGAACACCCCGGGCCGTCGAGTCCGGTGCAAGGCGGCTGGTTCACCCAGGAGATCCTGCAGGCCCTGACCAACAACCCCGAGGTCTGGAGCAAGACCGTGCTGCTGGTGACCTATGACGAAAACGACGGTTTTTTCGACCATGTCCCGTCACCTTCGGCACCTTCCCAGCGCAAGGACGGCAGTTTCGCCGGCAAATCCACCCTGGGCTTCGACAGCGAGCTGTTCAAGCATCCGGCTCCGCCCGGGTCGACTCAGCAGCCGCGGCCTGACGGCGGTGTCTACGGACCAGGGCCTCGGGTGCCGATGCTGGTGCTTTCGCCCTGGAGTCGTGGTGGCTGGGTCAACTCGCAGGTGTTCGACCACACCTCGGTCCTGCAATTTCTGGAAACGCGGTTCGGCGTTCGCGAGCCGAATATCAGCGCCTGGCGCCGGGCGGTCTGTGGCGACCTGACCTCGGCGTTCAACTTCGTCGATCCCAACCACGAACCGCTGCCAGCCTTGCAGACCACCACCCGCCAGGCGGCCGACAGCCTGCGCCAGCGCCAGGAAAAACTGCTGCCGGTGCCGGTACCGTCCACTAGCCAGCAACTGGCACCACACCAGAAGCGCCTGTCGCGTCCTTCGCGGGCCTTGCCGTACCGATTGCATGTCGACAGCCAGGTGGACCACAAGGCCCGGACCGTGTCCCTGAGCCTGCAGAACACCGGGACCCAGGGAGCCGTGTTCCATGTCTACGACGCCCCGCACCTGGGCGATCTGCCACGGCGCTATACCGTGGAGGCAGGCAAATCGCTGCAGGACAGCTGGACCGTGGTGGAGCGCTATCAGCTCTGGGTGCTGGGCCCCAATGGCTTCCATCGCAGCTTTCACGGCCAGATACAGCAGCGCCAGCCGCAAGTGCTGGTGACTTCCAGCCAGCATCAGTTGCAACTGACCCTGAGCAATCCGGGGGAGCACGCCGTGTCGGTCACGGTCGATCGTTGCCCCTACACCCAGCAGGGCCCCTGGACCCTGTCGATCCCGGCGGGAGGCGAGGTGCGCCAGGTCTTCGCCTGTGAATCCAGCGGCGGCTGGCATGACCTGACCTTGCACAGTGATGGCGGCTGGCTGCGCAGGGTCGCCGGGCGCCTGGAAACCGGCGACCACAGCATCAGCGATCCGCTGATGGGCCAGCCTTGA
- the nhaB gene encoding sodium/proton antiporter NhaB yields MSGSMAQAFAHNFLGQSPRWYKASIVAFLLLNPLLFFSVSPAAAGWCLVIEFIFTLAMALKCYPLMPGGLLLVQAMLLGMATPQALYEELQHNFPVILLLMFMVAGIYFMKELLLFLFSRLLLGVRSKALLALLFCFLSAFLSAFLDALTVTAVIISAAVGFYSVYHRVASGNDPRQDSGYGDDRHMPALHHDDLEQFRAFLRSLLMHGAVGTALGGVCTLVGEPQNLLIGHEMGWHFADFFLQVAPVSLPVLAAGLVTCMLLEQLRWFGYGTLLPDNVRQVLANYAAEDDAQRTARQRAALLVQGLAALILIVGLALHVAEVGLIGLLVIVLITAFTGITDEHRLGNAFKDAMPFTALLVVFFAVVAVIHQQQLFTPLIQWVLALPADSQPGMLFIANGLLSAISDNVFVATIYITEVKQAFLNGQMSREHFETLAIAINTGTNLPSVATPNGQAAFLFLLTSAIAPLVRLSYGRMVWMALPYTLVMGALGWYAVSYWL; encoded by the coding sequence ATGTCCGGCTCAATGGCCCAGGCGTTCGCGCATAATTTTCTCGGCCAATCTCCGCGCTGGTACAAGGCAAGCATTGTCGCGTTCCTGCTGCTCAATCCTCTGCTGTTCTTCAGCGTCAGCCCGGCGGCTGCCGGCTGGTGCCTGGTGATCGAGTTCATCTTCACCCTGGCCATGGCCCTCAAGTGTTATCCGCTGATGCCCGGTGGCCTGCTGCTGGTCCAGGCGATGTTGCTGGGCATGGCCACGCCCCAGGCGCTGTACGAGGAGTTGCAACACAACTTCCCGGTGATCCTGTTGTTGATGTTCATGGTCGCCGGCATCTATTTCATGAAGGAACTGTTGCTGTTCCTGTTCTCCCGCCTGTTGTTGGGGGTGCGCTCCAAGGCACTGCTGGCGTTGCTGTTCTGCTTCCTGTCGGCCTTTCTCTCGGCGTTTCTCGACGCCTTGACGGTCACGGCGGTGATCATCAGCGCCGCCGTCGGGTTCTATTCGGTGTATCACCGCGTGGCGTCGGGCAACGATCCGCGCCAGGACAGTGGCTACGGCGACGACCGCCACATGCCGGCCCTGCACCATGACGACCTGGAACAGTTCCGCGCCTTCCTGCGCAGCCTGCTGATGCATGGCGCCGTGGGCACGGCCCTGGGCGGCGTCTGTACCCTAGTGGGCGAACCGCAGAATCTACTGATCGGCCATGAGATGGGCTGGCACTTCGCCGATTTCTTCCTTCAGGTGGCGCCGGTGTCGCTGCCAGTATTGGCCGCTGGCCTGGTGACGTGCATGCTGCTGGAACAGCTGCGCTGGTTTGGCTACGGCACCCTGCTGCCGGACAACGTGCGCCAGGTCCTGGCCAACTACGCCGCCGAAGACGACGCCCAGCGCACTGCGCGCCAGCGTGCAGCATTGTTGGTACAAGGCCTGGCGGCGCTGATCCTGATCGTTGGCCTGGCCCTGCATGTGGCCGAAGTCGGGCTGATCGGCCTGCTGGTGATCGTACTGATCACCGCCTTCACCGGGATCACCGACGAGCACCGACTGGGTAACGCCTTCAAGGACGCCATGCCCTTCACCGCGCTGCTGGTGGTGTTCTTTGCCGTGGTGGCGGTGATCCACCAGCAGCAGCTGTTCACCCCGCTGATCCAGTGGGTGCTGGCGCTGCCGGCGGACAGCCAGCCTGGCATGCTGTTCATTGCCAACGGGCTGCTGTCGGCGATCAGCGATAACGTGTTCGTGGCCACCATCTATATCACCGAGGTCAAGCAGGCGTTCCTCAACGGCCAGATGAGCCGCGAGCATTTCGAGACCCTGGCCATCGCCATCAACACCGGTACCAATCTGCCCAGCGTCGCCACCCCCAACGGCCAGGCGGCCTTCCTGTTCCTGCTGACCTCGGCGATCGCCCCCCTGGTACGGCTGTCCTATGGACGCATGGTCTGGATGGCCCTGCCCTATACCCTGGTGATGGGAGCACTGGGCTGGTACGCGGTCAGTTACTGGCTATAG
- a CDS encoding Cof-type HAD-IIB family hydrolase: protein MSEPDRYPIGFVLSDVDGTLLRPDHSISPRTLDTVRALREAGIVFSLASGRPPRAMRQQLEAFGIDVPSAGFNGGSIVHPDGRYLVRHHVPVEAAVTALLLFATYPQVETWVFADNQWLVRDPDGPLLPLEQQALGYAPQVVDSFEAYLHCIDKVVAASSDVRLLLELEVRLQQQTAGQAQVSRSQPRFLDITAVQADKGQALVTLAEYLGVPLERTAALGDGGNDPAMFQRAGLSIAMGQAEDQVKSQADVITGSNLQDGAAQAIERYILLR from the coding sequence ATGAGCGAGCCGGACCGTTACCCCATAGGCTTTGTGCTCAGCGATGTGGATGGCACCCTGCTGCGTCCGGATCACAGCATCAGCCCTCGCACCCTGGATACCGTGCGCGCCCTGCGTGAGGCCGGCATCGTCTTCAGCCTGGCTTCGGGGCGTCCGCCAAGGGCCATGAGGCAACAGCTCGAAGCCTTTGGGATCGATGTCCCCAGCGCTGGATTCAATGGCGGCAGCATCGTCCATCCCGATGGTCGCTACCTGGTCCGCCATCATGTGCCGGTGGAGGCGGCGGTGACGGCATTGCTGTTGTTCGCGACCTATCCGCAGGTGGAGACTTGGGTCTTCGCCGACAACCAGTGGCTGGTGCGCGACCCGGACGGGCCACTGCTGCCCCTGGAGCAACAGGCCCTGGGCTATGCACCGCAGGTAGTGGACAGTTTCGAGGCGTACCTGCACTGCATCGACAAGGTCGTGGCAGCCAGCAGCGATGTGCGCTTGCTGCTGGAGCTGGAGGTACGGCTGCAACAGCAGACGGCGGGACAGGCCCAGGTTTCCCGTTCACAGCCGCGGTTCCTGGACATCACCGCCGTGCAGGCAGACAAGGGCCAGGCATTGGTCACGCTGGCCGAATACCTGGGGGTGCCCCTGGAGCGCACCGCGGCGCTTGGTGATGGTGGCAACGATCCAGCCATGTTCCAGCGGGCCGGGTTGTCGATCGCCATGGGGCAGGCCGAGGACCAGGTCAAGAGTCAGGCCGACGTGATCACCGGCAGCAATCTGCAAGACGGTGCTGCCCAGGCGATCGAGCGCTATATCCTGCTGCGTTGA
- a CDS encoding adenylate cyclase yields the protein MKAMRKLAVKLCVGSMFLVSASLAGASQLVPALGLANEQFAKSPGPYTVATNAVLSDCRGLLGVLARILLLDNNLQCNQSFPYGFASPVSTSVYYPANIKSLDKLPVVNFVGGILSNQGQYTDMLRLWASYGFIVVVSSDFINTAPSMHVLGAVELSKLNQDPTSPLFGKVDLSRTIVAGHSAGGGASILSSSLMPQTLKAIDPQLDFIGSLPIEPGPIGLGSTVRTPTLVLTGAADVVVPAWAWPRLWQGGLIRTVPGWSATAHNATHFSPVRVVRENEFAGITTAWILYLAKNDPAAKAYFVGEDYKLARDPQFIRLAFNPLRVQRNEVADELQ from the coding sequence ATGAAAGCGATGCGCAAGCTGGCGGTAAAACTCTGTGTGGGCAGTATGTTCCTGGTTTCAGCAAGTTTGGCGGGGGCTTCGCAACTGGTTCCGGCGCTGGGACTGGCCAATGAACAGTTCGCCAAGTCACCAGGACCCTACACCGTGGCAACCAATGCGGTATTGAGTGATTGTCGTGGTTTGCTGGGTGTGCTGGCACGGATACTGTTGCTGGATAACAACCTCCAATGCAACCAGTCCTTTCCGTATGGTTTCGCCAGTCCCGTTTCAACCAGTGTCTATTATCCGGCCAATATAAAAAGTCTGGACAAGTTGCCGGTGGTCAACTTCGTCGGTGGCATTCTTTCCAACCAGGGGCAATACACCGACATGTTGAGGTTGTGGGCCAGCTACGGGTTCATCGTGGTGGTGTCTTCCGACTTCATCAATACCGCGCCGAGCATGCATGTGCTGGGGGCGGTGGAGCTGAGCAAGCTCAACCAGGACCCGACCTCGCCGCTGTTCGGCAAGGTCGATCTGTCGCGCACCATCGTGGCGGGACACTCGGCGGGAGGCGGGGCCTCGATTCTTTCCTCGAGCCTGATGCCGCAGACCTTGAAGGCCATCGACCCGCAACTGGACTTCATCGGCTCGCTGCCGATCGAGCCCGGCCCCATTGGGCTGGGGTCCACGGTACGTACGCCAACGCTGGTGCTCACCGGGGCGGCCGATGTGGTGGTGCCGGCCTGGGCCTGGCCACGGCTCTGGCAGGGCGGGCTGATCAGGACGGTGCCTGGCTGGAGTGCCACCGCTCATAACGCCACGCATTTCAGCCCGGTAAGAGTCGTCAGGGAAAACGAGTTCGCCGGGATCACTACGGCGTGGATCCTGTACCTGGCCAAGAACGATCCGGCGGCCAAGGCCTACTTCGTCGGCGAGGACTACAAGCTGGCGCGAGACCCGCAGTTCATCCGCCTGGCCTTCAATCCTCTGCGGGTTCAGCGCAACGAAGTAGCCGACGAACTGCAATAG
- a CDS encoding phosphoethanolamine transferase CptA yields MALFKRGNTSATGFDWMGLLWLFLFFWYFSGITQLLIQLTDTSGFAGFRQAFLMSAIWLAPMLLFPARTRLMAAVIGIVLWACSMASLGYFFIYQQEFSQSVIFIMFESNPSEAGEYLTQYFAWWMLPAFLAHTALAFFLWTRLRPVYLPRLQGLAAAVAILVAIVGYPLVKQISRTDTLAQGLEKFETRIEPAVPWQMVVAYRRYREQLNGMQGMLDSVSKIPPLTNLQDSMANQPATLVLVIGESTNRQRMSLYGYPRQTTPELDKLKDQLAVFNNVITPRPYTIEALQQVLTFADEENPDLYLKTPSLVSVMKQAGYKTYWITNQQTMTKRNTMLTTFSEQADEQVYLNNNRNQNARQYDGDVLEPFSKALADSAPRKFIVVHLLGTHMSYQYRYPPSFDKFTDRQGVPAGVRDDQVATYNSYDNAVLYNDFVVSSLIKDYAKTDPNGFLLYLSDHGEDVFDSAGHDTLGRNEGKPTAPMYTIPFMAWASPKWRATHDWNFASDLSRPYMSSQLVHTWADLAGLSFDQLDPSRSLVSDSFKPRPLMIGDPTQRQNRPLIDFSLMKPKAPADTTVVQK; encoded by the coding sequence ATGGCATTGTTCAAACGCGGCAACACGTCTGCGACAGGTTTCGACTGGATGGGGCTGCTCTGGCTGTTCCTGTTCTTCTGGTACTTCTCGGGCATCACCCAGCTGCTGATCCAGCTGACCGACACCTCCGGTTTCGCCGGTTTCCGCCAAGCCTTCCTGATGAGCGCCATCTGGCTGGCCCCAATGCTGCTCTTTCCGGCACGCACCCGGCTCATGGCCGCCGTCATCGGAATCGTGCTCTGGGCCTGCTCCATGGCCAGCCTCGGCTACTTCTTCATCTACCAGCAGGAATTCTCGCAAAGCGTCATCTTCATCATGTTCGAGTCCAACCCCTCGGAAGCCGGTGAATACCTGACCCAGTACTTTGCCTGGTGGATGCTGCCGGCGTTCCTTGCCCATACCGCCCTGGCCTTCTTCCTCTGGACCCGCCTGCGCCCGGTGTACCTGCCCAGGCTCCAGGGCCTGGCCGCCGCCGTGGCAATCCTGGTGGCCATCGTCGGCTACCCGCTGGTCAAGCAGATTTCTCGTACCGATACCCTGGCCCAGGGCCTGGAGAAATTCGAGACCCGCATCGAACCTGCAGTGCCCTGGCAGATGGTGGTCGCCTATCGGCGCTACCGCGAGCAACTGAACGGCATGCAGGGCATGCTCGACAGCGTCAGCAAGATCCCGCCCCTGACCAATCTCCAGGACAGCATGGCCAACCAGCCGGCAACCCTGGTACTGGTGATCGGCGAGTCCACCAACCGCCAGCGCATGAGCCTCTACGGCTACCCGCGCCAGACCACTCCTGAGCTGGACAAGCTCAAGGACCAGCTGGCGGTGTTCAACAACGTCATCACCCCGCGCCCCTACACCATCGAGGCCCTGCAGCAGGTACTGACGTTCGCCGACGAAGAGAATCCCGACCTGTACCTCAAGACCCCATCCCTGGTCAGCGTGATGAAGCAGGCGGGCTACAAGACCTACTGGATCACCAACCAGCAGACCATGACCAAGCGCAACACCATGCTCACCACGTTCTCCGAGCAGGCCGACGAGCAGGTGTACCTGAACAACAACCGCAACCAGAATGCCCGTCAGTACGATGGTGACGTCCTCGAGCCCTTTTCCAAGGCCCTGGCCGACAGCGCGCCGCGCAAGTTCATCGTGGTCCACCTGCTGGGCACCCACATGAGCTACCAGTACCGCTACCCACCGAGTTTCGACAAGTTCACCGACCGCCAGGGGGTGCCGGCCGGCGTGCGCGATGACCAGGTGGCGACCTACAACAGCTACGACAACGCCGTGCTGTACAACGACTTCGTGGTTTCCAGCCTGATCAAGGACTACGCCAAGACCGACCCCAATGGCTTCCTGCTGTACCTGTCGGACCACGGCGAAGACGTCTTCGACTCGGCCGGCCATGACACCCTGGGGCGCAACGAAGGCAAGCCCACCGCGCCGATGTACACCATTCCATTCATGGCCTGGGCATCGCCGAAGTGGCGGGCAACCCATGACTGGAACTTCGCCTCAGACCTCAGCCGGCCCTACATGAGTTCGCAACTGGTGCATACCTGGGCTGACCTTGCAGGCTTGAGTTTCGACCAGCTGGACCCTAGCCGCAGCCTGGTCAGCGACAGCTTCAAGCCACGGCCGTTGATGATCGGCGATCCCACTCAACGCCAGAACAGGCCCCTGATCGACTTCAGCCTGATGAAACCCAAGGCACCTGCCGACACCACCGTCGTCCAGAAGTAA